A window of Canis lupus familiaris isolate Mischka breed German Shepherd chromosome 12, alternate assembly UU_Cfam_GSD_1.0, whole genome shotgun sequence genomic DNA:
GTTATTCATAACACTCACCAGCCTGTGAGTTCTGTATTTTTCCATTGTTCTGGGCTTCTGTGTATCCTAGAGCCGGTGACAGTGACCTGATTACCAGTCAAGTCTCTTTGGGTTTTACCCAAAAAGTTTTCTCTTGGTTTTAACATTGCAtattttaggaggaaaaatgTTCTGAGTAATGGATTGTCTTAATTAGGCAATTAACCCATTTTTATTGTAGAAAGAAACACGTAGGTAAAACAATTATTTCACTTAGTCTCACCATCCTTAGTTAACTAGTTCCCACCAAGTACGTATCTTTCCAGGTTTCTGTGGACATacacatgtataaatattttaacaaagataTGAACATGCCATGAAGATCTTGGTGTCAGTTTAAACCTGTATCTTGTACGTACAAGTCTACATCATTAAGACTGCATTACCCTCTGTAGGTATTtaccaacatttatttaattacctGTCACTGGGCATTATTGTTTCACTAATATTTACACATTGTAAACTCGCCTAAAACAACATCTTTGTACTTTTGTCTCTTAGGATAAAGTGTAGAAGTGGTCTTGCAAGGTCTAAGAGATTAAGAGCATCTGTGAGGCTTTACAGTGTCTTTAGGGTGTATCTGTTATATCTTGCTTCCAGACAAATTCCTCTGTGTAGCCAATCCCCAGTCTACAGCTTTCAGCACAGGTGAAGACAGCCAGGACACCCCAATCGACACTCTTGCCCAGTCTGTCGGCCTTCAGGTAGTTGAGCAGCTGAGGCATGACCTGCAAAGAGGACGACTCAATCAGAGCCTTGCATCGAGGCAGGGAACACTGTCTGCTTTCAACAGGCCTGTGCCAGGGTGATTACAGGGATGCTGGTCTCTCAGTCTCTAGCTTTGACACCAAGAACCAATTACTGTTGGATACAGTCTTCACAATTCCTCTTTTCCCCTAAGCCACAAATAGTACCTACTACCACTGTAAGGTTAGCAGATCGGCTGTGGAAGAACACTTCTACCCAACCCAAATGGATTGTGATCCTTTTGAAAAACCATATGTCTTAATGATTATGTCCATTTGTTTTCCTAACAAATCCACAAGCTAACACCAAACAGTTTAGCACCTCTAATAAAACACTCCTGTCACAAAGTACAAAGACCTTAATTGCTGTAACaagaaggaatatttaaaattacaaaggtAACAAAATGGAGACACCAAAAATGATGCTGTAACCGCActgggaggggggaggatggTCCAGATGGTATAAGAAACTACATTTAAATCCTCATTACTGCACATGTCAGTGAATGGATAATGTCTAAAAACTAGTAAACTGACAAATTACCAGAAAAAGCAtgttatttagagagagaaataactACCAGATAAGACCATCAAACCTAATCCCCTCCAAGGAATAAGCTCTTAGGTGAGACAAGGCACTTTCTGTAGCAACAACAGGATCCGTGTGTATGTGTTACTTTGGAAAAGTTTTATAGCATTTAATAAGATAACTTAGGGTGATCATATGTTAAAATACTCTTGAAGTCATACCTGGAATTCAAATATCCTCTTGGCACCACAGGGGCAATGTGGAATATCCTTTTCTTGAGGGATATTTTGACCAGAGATCCAGATGGGTGCAATCCCTCTGCCGTATCTGAGAACCTAAAATCAACCAGGATCATGTGCAGATCGCCAACATGTCACCTAAATTACCAGTGGTAGCCTGTGATTGCAGAATCATCTGGAGAACCCTGATGGAACACTCATCTGAAACACAGTTTTACTATTCCCCACCTCAGACCTGGCACTGTTAATAAAATGTCAAGTCAGTTATTTTAGCTTATCTGACTCTGGATACCAAAATCATATTTCATAGATGACAATATGGTTAGAATCTGAATCCTGAGTAGGGTCCCACATAATCCTGTTTCTCCATTACCAGTTTCTGAATCCAGAATGCAGCCCAGAGTCTGTGCTATCAGATAAAAGGAACCTCAgttaaaagattttgaaagggaCGGGGCGTCTGGATGGCTCCACTGGTTAGGCACCTgaatggtttcagctcaggtcatgatatcaggcctgtgagatggagcccaagcTCCAGCACAaggtctacttgtccctctctttctgcaccgccccccccccccacacacacaggtgtgctgctcgcttgctctctcttgcatactctcaaataaaacctttaaaaaattgaaatattctctctccctttgccctcccacccctgcttgtgcacagTCTCGCTCGCTCTCaagttttttgaaaaacattttaaagatacaaatgcCAAGTAGTTTAGATAAATAATACAGAGATAAATGTCATTGTTAAGATCTTGCGCATCAACAGAATGGCTTTCCTGTGTTTTGTTAAAAGCATACACATTACTAAAAACTACCTTCTCAGTGCTTAGTGCTTACGTCTATCCTTATAATGTTCTTGCTCGGGATATTTATTTGATTCAGTGACTGCTTTATAGAAGTTTAGCTGAGCTTTCTGCAGTGATTTagggtctttattttatttatttattcatgagacacagagagagagagagagaagcagagacacaggcagagggagaagcaggctccatgcagggagcctgacgcgggacttgatcccaggtctccaggatcacaccctgggctgaaggtggtgctaaactgctgagtcccggggctgccctgatttagTGTCTTTAAGGGGAATGATGTTAATGGaagaacagagatggaaaaaaaaaaaaaacaaaacagatgaagacaggaaacatttgctgagcacttactatgtgcctaCATTCTCCCTTCATGCTCACAACTACCCTCTGATTTTTTTACACTGCAGATACAATGACATCAAAGCTCATTGTTtaattccaggatccaggattcTTCCCAATACCAaagcccatttttcttttcacaaaactAGTGTCTGCGGTAACATGTCATGTTGGTTTTATAAGCAAAAGGTTCCTGTTGGATAAATGGGCAAAAATatctattccttccttccttccttcctccctccctccttccttcaacTGGTACAAACTTCCTGTATTATAGGCAACACACCTTACTCATCGGTCTCTAATGCTTTCTTTAAAACACGGACCCTCTAGGTGATAAACAGTATAACCTGCAGTCTCAGAAACTACTGACAGGATCAGCAGGACCACTGTGTGAAAGGATTCCTGTAACAAGAGACTAGCTTTATTGTAGTTACTTCTCAGGGACTGTACCCGGAAAACACGGCCTGAAAAGAACACAAGAAGGAGTTGTAAGAGTTCTAGTTTACCTGTTCCGGCTCAAGCGCTATTTTAGTTTTAAACTTCTGGAAAATTTTATCTTCCTTGGATTCATGTTTGGCCATAGAATCCAATTCTTCCTCAGGTGCTTCACCTGAAAAGTCATCAACGTAACTGTTAAGGCAAGAGGACTAATCCCCATGACTTGACATTCCCCATGTGCTGAGGGCAGGAAATTTCAAACCACCAACTTAGAGTTAAATCAGTCAGATGTTCCCGTAGGCTTTCcctattttaattcattaaagtTAGTACTTCAGGACCATCTTATTTTCCAGGTACCCCACTTTGCTGGGCAGGTTCCTAGTGAGTGCTTCTCTTGAAAGCTGTCAATTAAAAGCACAGACGCAAGTCCTGGGTTTAGGACTTGTGCCCAGTAGATGCAAGGACACCCAGCAAACACAGCCTTTTATTCTCACTACTGCCCTTCCGCTGCCTGGACCGTCCCACCAATCTCCTGTCTCACACGTCCCTTCCTGGCTGGTACGCTCACTCCCTGTAGACCCACTGGCTTGTTCTCTCTGCACACTCCCATCCTGGAATCCCAGCTCCAAACCACTGCTGTCCTCAATGGGATTTAGTCTGTGTTACATGTACCAAAGCATATTTATGACAGCACTTGACGGTAACCTATTTTGAAGTCTGATTTAGACTCTCAAACCTAATTTTGTAGCAGTTAGGAACCGAAATTCTGCAGTCAACAACACTGAGCTCTAACTGCAGTTCTAAAACTTTGGTTACATGACCAAGTTACACAGAAAACCTCAAGTTCCTCACTGCAAAATGAGGTAGTTCCTAACTCACTGTACTGCTTGAGAGGAGATCATGCACAAATAGCCTTTGCTGGATAAATGCTGTCTACGCATCCTTCTCTTAAGTACCTGGCTGACCCTGGGACTAGAGTCCCATACCATCATCTCCAGGTAACCTGTAAAATTGGGAATCTGAAACCAgctaaatgaaacatttaaagggcccttgtcacccccacccccgcaacaCTACactacacacactcacatgctccAACTACAACTGAGAAACAGATCTTGGGTCCAGATGAGCTTATCCAGTGGAGGAGCCTTATCCCACGACCACCCGGATACTGGATACTTGCCCAGACAGGTCTTCATCAGAACCACTATCTGATAAATACACCATGTGGGGAGGTACAGTATTTGAAAATTACAGGCTACAGACTCCAAAGTGAGTTGACTTCTCCTATCATACTGAGCCATACTTCTCCTCTCTTCTTGACATACTGAGCCTTTTCTTTCTAGCATTACATTTAATCACATAACGTTCTAAAGCTAACTCCTTACCCATGCTCCCCACAATTTcggattcattttctttttcaacaactTCATGCGTAAtctcctcttctgtttctattaCAATTTCAAATTCTGGAAAAAGGAAGTTGTGGTCTGGAATTGTTCCATCTAAATCTGAAACAAGAAAAGGTAACTAAGCATCATTACTAATCCTTTAGTTTTAAAGAGGGTCcaataattttccatttgtaaagtgTATTCTATGTAGTAACAGTTTTCCCTAGTAAATATAATACACAGAGTTCAGCAGTTTAGATAATAAATTAATCGTCCGTATTAAGGCAAGTCTGAGACACAACTGAGCAGGCAAGACCTCATGGTTCCTCCTTCCTAGGTGTTGTTACCAGTTAccaaaattttgaaaagtatgATACCTTCTCTAATCTTAACTTTTAACCTCAGAAGTGGAGAGAGACTATGAAACCGAGCCCGGACTGCAGAAGAGGTGCCTCACCTGGGTGCGAGCAGGCCTGCTTGTGCCCACACCTCCAGTCCAGAGCCTGGTGCTCCTTACTGCAGTAACGGGCCCTGTGGCAGCGGGAGCACGTTTTGGGGCCTAAGCAGCCACAAACCCTGCAGAGGTGAGCACCGGACTTGAGCTGGAGGCACACAGACTCTCCTGTCTCGGGAGGAGGATCCTCAGACGGTGGCTCATAGGAGTAAAAGTCATTTTTTCTGGGCAGCTGATTTCTAAAAACTACgaggaaatgagaaatgaagcATCGTTAGTAAAACAATATAGCAACCGAAATACTGGGGCCTCCGGTTCACACAGAATTGAAAAGAGGGAACTTTTTGATGTCAGGGatcttattttctgaaagaggagaaaacaccACGTGGAAAACAACAAACTAGTTGGGTATCCACGACCACTGAATGCGGTCTTCGAGCTCGCCGGGAATAACGCAAAGGCTCTGCCGGCCAAGTCGCACTGACCGCAGGGATATGGAGACGCTGTCGGGCCCAGCTCCCTCGGACTGTCGGACTGTCGGGGCCACAGGGCGacgcgggggctgcggggggcggggccggagcagGTGCGCGAcgcccgcccccgaggccccgcccacccgagccccgccccccgccccgcaagCCCCGCCcaccccgaggccccgcccccgcccgccccaggcccGGGGCCGCGGCCGCTCACCGCGCAGACCCGCACAGCACGGCGGCGCCCGgcagcagaagaggaagaggccgCGGTGGAAGGCGTCGGCGCGCTCGGGCAGCGGCGCGTACAGCTGCAGCAGGAAGGCCAGCGGGCGGCCGCACAGCGCGCAGGCCAGCTCCTCGGGCCCCGGCAGCCCCGCCGCGCCCAGCCACGCCGGCCGCCCGCCCACCTTGCTGGGGAACTGCTCGCTGCGCAGCCGCCACGCCGGCGCCGCCTCCGCGAAGCCCAGCTCGACCGGCCCCGCGCGGGCGGCCGCCATGGAGCGCGCGAGCCGGCGGCGGGGCTCGGCGGCGGGGCTCGGCGGCCGGAAGGCGGAAGTCGGCCACCGGAAGCACGCGACGGCGGCTCGGCAGCGATTGGGCTACAGGGAGAGGGGGCGGGACTAGGGAACTGGCCGGCCCCCCGCGGGCGCCGCGCGTCCCTAACTCCGGGTCACGGGGGCGCGGCGGCGCTTAGGgagcgggcgcggggcggggcgacTCGCCAGCCCTTCCCAGGGTTTCAGTTGGGTCCTTCGTTTGGGGCCCTCCCCTGTCCCGCCTTGTGGACGTGGGAGCCTTCGTTACGTCCGACATTGAgagctttatttttctaagtgaaaCTTGACGCGCGTCGGCGATGTCGCCGTCCTTCCCGCGGCCGGtcccgcagcccccgcccggcccgcggggcCACCGCGCACGCGCACCTGCCGCGGGGCGAGCCCCGGCCCgaggccccgaggccccgaggccccgcgcGGTCatgacccaggacccaggacccggGACCGGCCGCTCTGCTTCGGGCTCGGCCCCACGTGGACCTCGTGCTGCTGTTCCCGCATCTGTTTTACCCCGGATCACATCCACCAGGTCCTTCGTTTTGAAAACAAGTTTCTTTAATTTCACTTAAATCGTAGCATTAAAACACAGTAACATTCTCTTTCATCTTAGTGTTTGTTTTCTGGTGGTGTTTCCATAAGCACATGTtaatcattctaaaaaaaaaatttattttaccatgttatttatttctcggagagagaaccagcaggggggagggggggcgggaggagcagactctccgATGAGCAGGACCCGGTgctggggctgggccctggggccaggaccggagccacccaggcgcccccgttCGTAGATTCTTAAGCAACCAAAGTAAGTTCTATTTTACTGAAGGGAAAACaatatgagaatatttatttttgaaaactaagtTCGGGAACTTGGGTAAACATACGTCGTCCCTTCTCAGATGGGGTGATTGTGGATGTGAATTGCGTTCTCTGTCCACTGGTTTGCTCAGATTTTCCTTCCCAGCAGTGGAATCCCAGACTTCTTAGAGAATCCAGTGACTTTTCACACCTGAAGCCTGTGCAATCCTGTTTTCTCTATGACACACATAATCCAAACATGTAAAGAGGAGGTAAAGCCGgagtgcctctttttttttttttaagatttttatttatttattcatgagagacacagagaggcagaggcataggaaggagaagcaggctccatgcagagagccggatgcgaaactcgatccccggaccccggggtcacgccctgggcccaaggcagaggctcaactgctgagccccccaggcgtcccagagcGCCCCTTCAAAGCTAAAACTCGTTTGGGAAATCTGCTTCGGCTCCTACTAGGATCCCTCTGCTTTCTACCTGGAATCCATTTATTATGAGTTCTACCGTATTTTTCGTGGACGAGCGTTCAAATTGCTCTGTGCCCTTTCTCCTAACTCACTGTCAGATCAGCTGTAGCCTGTGGCTCAGCTTTCGATTCTGTCCTTATTGCCATAAGTCTGAAAGCATCGGCTTGCATTTTGGAGACGGATACCGCCGCCACTCCTCTCTCTTACTAAGTCTCCAGTGTGACCTTTGTGGTCCTTGTGCTTTCCGCACACCCCTTTGTTGAGAGGtacacacctcccctctggaCGTGCTCTAGCTCCTCCCAAACTGTCATCTCAAGGCAATGCATTTTTTATGAGTTTGTTTAGCTGAGGTTCAGCCGATGCCTCTGAGTCCACTTCCTCACCCCCACGTAAAGGGAGCAAGCTGGCAGCTCAGTCCCTTATGAGTTGCTAATATTGCAGAATTTCTGCATTGAATGAGCCCCAGTGAGGATGAGTCATTTTGCTGCTGAACACATGCGTCCCTGCACTGCTGTTTGCCTCAGATTGCCTAGGCACTAGAATCTTCCACCCACGGAAGGGAATTTACAAGGACCACTTAATAATTTTTGGTCTATAAAGAGCAAAGAATGTTTTCCCAAAACCACTGAGGAGAAAATGAGGCTGAGCAGAACTGCCCCAGGTCACAACAGTAGGACAGTCATTGCATGATGTTGGGAATGGCTACTTTGTCCTTTGGAAGCCACCCAGCACAGGGACTCTTTGGGCCAAGTCTTCACCCAGCCCTGGATGAAAAATTGGCAAATTACATATCCTCACCTTTGTTTATGGTCTTTGGTGGTTTTGCTCAGTCATCACAGCCCCAAATGCTCAGCTTGACATCCCATATTGGACTTGTCTTTGGACTCTAGTTTCTCGTTATTCTCACTTGCTATTTCTTATTTGTTGGGCAGTATCAGGATCAGGGATGGGGTCTGGGTCCAGGTCAGCCTCACATTCTGGGTCAGCATTAAGGTCAGTGTTTGGGTCAGGGCctgggtcagggttagggtcaagTTTTGGCTTTAACCTAAGTGGCCCCCCTCCCTATCTTCCTCTTTCGCAGTGTCTAGAATGGACAGGACTCTCTCATGGTCACATATGCATCAGAAGTCGGTCTGGGGAGCATTATTTTTATCCCCCTCAGTGTTTGGCTctaaaagaagagtaaaatatgTGCCTGGTCACTGATTGTTTCGACTCCAACTCAACCCCAATCACGGAAAGGGAGCTGCTGGCCTCACTCTGCCTGGGGATTCCCAGGTTCCAGCCCAGGGCACTGAGTAGACCTGCGTGGATT
This region includes:
- the PDCD2 gene encoding programmed cell death protein 2, with the protein product MAAARAGPVELGFAEAAPAWRLRSEQFPSKVGGRPAWLGAAGLPGPEELACALCGRPLAFLLQLYAPLPERADAFHRGLFLFCCRAPPCCAGLRVFRNQLPRKNDFYSYEPPSEDPPPETGESVCLQLKSGAHLCRVCGCLGPKTCSRCHRARYCSKEHQALDWRCGHKQACSHPDLDGTIPDHNFLFPEFEIVIETEEEITHEVVEKENESEIVGSMGEAPEEELDSMAKHESKEDKIFQKFKTKIALEPEQVLRYGRGIAPIWISGQNIPQEKDIPHCPCGAKRIFEFQVMPQLLNYLKADRLGKSVDWGVLAVFTCAESCRLGIGYTEEFVWKQDITDTP